In a single window of the Leptospira barantonii genome:
- a CDS encoding TldD/PmbA family protein, giving the protein MNLDQSVEYVLDVCKKKGLDQYDLVGSESKDVGIELFRKRVSNTELSNSRGIGIRLIQSGKPGYSYSEKLSEEALTQMVEDAVSQAKISDALDIDLPGPSELPKIDIRSYEESLESLGFEWLKSTGEKLDDLAWSVGDKIENVPYSYAGKTWSRFILANSNGLFHSEKSNLVSAGVALVATDGKTKKMGGFTRSGLDLDRIQPEYIVSTAAERSMALLGAKSIPSGSYPIVLSNRISPQIFGMFSSPFSADSVQKGLSRLDGKIGAQIASSNWNVYCDPHVRDYPGSRLLDAEGVLTRKKAVIENGVLQTYLYNLESAKKAGVAPTGNAVRSYGGRVGTSFNNYVVPKGDKTLEELLKSVPECIYVLKLEGGSGCSAVSGEISIGVQGIYYKNGMPVHPVDSITMNLNFFDLLFRIDGISNEYNDSYSSIKVPDILIREASIAG; this is encoded by the coding sequence ATGAATTTGGATCAATCCGTTGAGTATGTGTTAGACGTTTGTAAGAAGAAGGGACTCGATCAATACGATCTCGTGGGTTCCGAATCTAAGGACGTAGGAATCGAACTTTTCCGAAAACGAGTGAGCAACACCGAACTATCCAATTCCAGAGGAATCGGAATCCGTTTGATTCAATCCGGCAAACCCGGTTATTCTTACAGCGAAAAATTATCCGAAGAGGCTTTGACGCAGATGGTGGAAGACGCGGTCTCTCAGGCAAAAATTTCAGACGCGTTAGACATCGATCTACCCGGTCCTTCCGAACTTCCTAAGATAGACATTCGTTCTTACGAAGAATCCTTGGAATCTCTCGGTTTTGAATGGCTGAAATCCACCGGAGAAAAACTCGACGATCTGGCCTGGTCGGTCGGCGATAAAATCGAAAACGTTCCGTATTCGTACGCGGGTAAAACCTGGAGTCGATTTATATTAGCAAATTCGAATGGTCTTTTCCATAGCGAAAAATCGAATCTGGTTTCGGCGGGGGTTGCGTTAGTCGCAACGGACGGAAAAACGAAGAAGATGGGCGGTTTTACACGATCCGGTTTGGACTTGGATCGGATCCAGCCGGAATACATCGTTTCCACAGCCGCGGAACGTTCTATGGCCTTGCTCGGAGCGAAATCGATTCCGAGCGGATCGTATCCGATCGTTTTGTCGAATCGAATCAGTCCTCAGATTTTCGGAATGTTTTCTTCACCGTTTTCGGCGGACAGCGTTCAAAAAGGTCTTTCGCGTTTGGACGGAAAGATCGGCGCTCAAATCGCTTCTTCGAACTGGAACGTGTACTGTGATCCTCATGTTCGGGATTATCCGGGTTCGAGATTGCTCGACGCGGAAGGAGTTTTGACGCGTAAAAAAGCCGTGATCGAAAACGGAGTTTTGCAAACTTATCTCTATAATCTTGAATCCGCAAAAAAAGCGGGAGTGGCTCCTACAGGCAACGCTGTTCGATCGTACGGAGGAAGAGTGGGAACTTCGTTTAACAATTACGTTGTACCTAAGGGTGATAAAACCCTGGAAGAATTGTTGAAGAGCGTTCCCGAATGTATTTACGTTTTGAAACTCGAAGGCGGCTCGGGTTGTAGCGCGGTTTCCGGAGAGATTTCTATCGGTGTTCAGGGGATCTATTACAAAAACGGAATGCCCGTTCATCCCGTGGACAGCATAACAATGAATCTGAATTTTTTTGATCTTCTTTTCCGAATCGATGGAATTTCAAACGAATACAACGATTCTTATTCTTCGATCAAGGTTCCCGATATTCTGATTCGAGAAGCAAGTATCGCCGGCTGA